The Elusimicrobiota bacterium DNA window GGCATCGTCTTCCGCGAGCTGCTCGCGGGGCTCCAGGACGTCTACCGGACGAAGAACAAGGTCCTGGTGATGACCTGCTCGGGCACGGGCGCCATGGAGTCCTCGGTCGTCAACCTCCTCTCCCCCGGCGACCGGGCGCTCGTGCACTCGACGGGCGCCTTCGGAGACCGCTTCGCCGAGATCCTGCGCGCGCACGGCCTCGAGCCGGTCGTCCTCTCCGAGGAGTGGGGTCATGCGGCCGACCCCGAGCGCCTGCGCAAGGCCCTGCGCTCCGAGAAGGGCCTGAAGGCGTGCTTCTTCCAGCACACGGACACCTCGACGGGCATCGTCAACGACCTCAAGGCCCTCTCCGCGGCGGTGCGGGAGGGCTCCGACGCCCTCGTCGTCGTCGACGCCGTCTCCGGGCTCGCCGCCGAGGAGCTCGAGACCGACGCCTGGGGCCTCGACGCCGTGCTCTCCGCCTCGCAGAAGGGCCTCATGTGCCCGCCCGGCCTCGCGTACGCCGCCCTCTCGCCGCGCGCGCTGAAGGCCTGCGCCGCCGCGAAGCTGCCGCGCTTCTACTTCG harbors:
- a CDS encoding alanine--glyoxylate aminotransferase family protein, whose product is MYDILLLTPGPTPLPLTVRAALERPILHHRTDEFGIVFRELLAGLQDVYRTKNKVLVMTCSGTGAMESSVVNLLSPGDRALVHSTGAFGDRFAEILRAHGLEPVVLSEEWGHAADPERLRKALRSEKGLKACFFQHTDTSTGIVNDLKALSAAVREGSDALVVVDAVSGLAAEELETDAWGLDAVLSASQKGLMCPPGLAYAALSPRALKACAAAKLPRFYFDWRTMLKSIDKAETPYTPCVPVIVAQVEALRLIREEGLENVWKRTAELAAYARKELSGMGLRLFARDASDILTAAWLPEGTDGRALLRAMRTEDRICFGGGQEKLAGKIVRVAHMGAITRADLDRGLAVLRRRLAKAHA